The genomic segment CCAAAAGCTGGACGGCTTAATAGGGGTCTCAAGCGGCGTCCACGGACTGGGTCCGGAATTGTTCCGGGCTCAGCCCTTTCAGTTTCGGCTGGTACCTCTTGGTGTTCCAGTAGC from the Coriobacteriia bacterium genome contains:
- a CDS encoding IS3 family transposase, producing YWNTKRYQPKLKGLSPEQFRTQSVDAA